The Lathyrus oleraceus cultivar Zhongwan6 chromosome 5, CAAS_Psat_ZW6_1.0, whole genome shotgun sequence genome includes the window catttattcctttcttgtgtgattcactcatgtctGATAGTCTCTAaaacttgaattgactcttgttgatgttgttgtttacttgtgcacactgatatgataaagacaattttttttttgtttttttttagccagttagccaaaaagccACCCTGAAATAATTTCATCCCTTAtttgaaacccccttgagcctattattatttttttgtttaaaatTCATTACAATacgagaagtgaaaaacaatgttatcaccatattcaaagggttgaaagagtcttgtttgaaattgtgtggggttgaataattatgtttgtaatatttcagaagttgacagaaaaagaaaagaaaaatagaaaagaaaaaaaatgaatgaaaaaaatagaaggatgtcaatacatgtcaatacatactccttatgaaaacgaaaatagaaaagaaaaaaaatgaatgaaacaAATAGAAGGATGTcaatacatgtcaatacatactccttctgaaaaataaaaataaaataaaaagagaaatgagaagagaaaacaattgttatagagttgttgaagtgaatgaaatCTTTTGTAAATTCAACTCTCGCAGTTTCTTACAAGTCTCTTttatctctttgaattttagcctagtacctccttaggatttatctcacccttatCTTGGTCACattacaaccaaataaaagtctTTTTGATCTTTGTGTGTATGTATTTCAATTGTAGATGTTAGAGTCTTTTGAAACTTATAGTAGTACTAACTTTCATattgtgctttgagtgtaaagAGTTAACCCAAATACTTGAGAGTTAAGTGGATTttatcctgtgaggatcttactgCTTTTGATGTACTATTTGGTAATCTATTTTCCTATCTGCTTTAAATGTCACAAAAAGTTGCTCACTAACATCATATTCTTGAAACTTAGACTTAGAATTCTACTTGTACCTTATATCTTGAAAACTTTTGGAAGTGGATCCTCtgtttttttttcgtttttttttttaaattataattttactcggagtgcaaaagttcaagtgtgggggaatttgatcaaTTTTGATacacattcttctataattgtacttaggcatttccctagtttttttttaatttcttattttactattttattatgtttttagatttaagttcatgtttgcctttaatctattttcgtttgttgttttcagttttagcggttatttgataCCGGTTCACTGTTCGGATCATAACTGGAGCTACGGGATGTCGTTTTGTACGTTCTgatatgcgttggaaagctaagagaaagagctacaacttttgtgttgaATCCAAAAGCTGATTATGAGTGAAAGAGTCTCACATAATTCATTGAAttttcgtactttaggaaataattTGTTTTGAGTCATTTTTGGGCCAAATTTATGTTTTCCGAcccagtttgaattataagtgCAATCCTTATTTTGTTTAAAAGGAGAAACTGTGGTATTGTAGCACACACACATTATTCACGGAAAACTTTATGCTCTATACGATTATGAAGAAGAACTAATCTTTtagagtcaatctgctgtaaACGAGTTTCCAacgctttgaggtttttattctatcaattaaattttgtttctctttcaattctattctatgaaactcatttgcttaatctgtattttatggaatgattttgattaaattcgtatgattgcattcctaatTGTTAATCGCCGTTTacgtcgctttgtcgttaaatcGCGTTTGTaaatcatgtttgcttaattcacgtTTGTATTAATCCGTTTATTTgattcggaatataggaatatcAATATGTCTTATATATATTACGCTTTTCAATCGATATGAAacgaatagagatcgaagccgcttagggaattggtaggtaaaaaccagtgATTAGCTGAAAACCGAAAatagtagattgacttattttataatcgcttattttaatcacttgTTTACTTTTTTCTCTTAATCGATGCCTAAACCATACCCCCCCAAAAAAAATCGATTTTAGTATattaataataattcaataatcCTTGCGATGCGATACTCGAGTTGTCGCTTCTGCTAAACTAAAATTttctaattactcgttttgacccgtgcgcgacagcggatcaatATGCACTGACGGCGAACGATTCTCATTTTCGACATGGTAGGCTATCTTCAAGTGAACGGTAGAAGTGACTGCGTCTAACTTTGCTAACAAGAATCTTCCCAAAATACATTTGAAGGCGCTTCTACACTCTATTGTGAGGAATGTGAGTGTTACTCTTCTTTGATGTGTCCCTTCTCCAATTGATAGTGCTAGATCTATCGTTTTACGATCTCAGAAGATCTCAACTTTAAAGCACATCCAACGGCCATCCGCAAAGAATAACGGATAAATAGCTAATTTGTTATTTTCCTCCATTTATATATAGAGCAGGTGTCAAGTCAAAGTAACATATTTCGAATACAATTTTATTTCGCTCTTCTTTTTTATATACTAACTTAAATGTTTGAATGCTAATTCTACATATACCCCTACTCTACCGCATCGGAGGTTAAGTTTCACTGTTACCTCAGTTCAAATTTCTCATTTCTATTTTCAGGACGGTTAATAACCATTCTTAAAATTTAGTTCAATCAATCTTAATTGAACAATTATCAATATGGTTGATTGTATGCATTGACGAGGTTGTGATTGTTGACAATCCAAACTTTTATTTTTACTAGGTCTATCAAAATTCAAGAGGATGTGATTGTTGATTATCCAAAATTACTATTACTAGGTCTAACAAGTAATATCATATTATCTTCAAATCACCCATTATAATGTACCTTGAATTCTGAACAAAAATTGAGGcatttcttatattattattataaaaaaaaatcatattttatATTCACTGTATTTAAGCGATATACTTATGTTAGTCTATATACCATATTTTTATATtcattaatatatatatatatatatatatatatatatatatatatatataatatatatatatatatatatatatatatatatatatatatatatatatatatatatatatatatatatatatattctctcTTCATTCTTTACTCTATTTTTGATTAGAATtacatttttttaatttattaaataaataatatatttaaattataTATAAATTAACTATACTAATTTATATACACTGTACAATAATCTATATATTTGCTGCATCAacttttaatttatttataataatgaCTAAAATATTCAAGTTAtaatataaaatttaattttttatattcaatATATTTAATCTATATACAATGCATCAAATTTTCCAGCATTTAATTTATCACTTCTGAGATGTCCTAGGCACTCCTATATTTAAAACAATTTCACCTTTATACTATTCATCAAATATCATAATTTTTTATATAGGTCTGATTAAACCGGAAATTTTTAGTATATATGAGAAGGTTTTTGAAAATTGTGAATTTGTCTGGAATTACAATAAAATTTCGGAAATTTTGGAATTTCCAGTATTTGTCACGAAATTATAGATATTGTAAAATTTCTGGTATACAGTGAGTGAAAATTATTCATTTGTTCTTGCATTAAATTTTCTAGAATAACTGATTCGATAAAAAAGCTACCTgataaaatatatatatatataataaaaattatGCTACATACAAGAATACAAAATAAATTAGGATGACTTCCTAACTTCATCTTCTCAATGTCTAATTTGTTTTGTATATGTTAATTCTCATGTTTTTGCATCTTCAATACAATATTGTCTTCAACGGCCAGTCACGGAACGCAATGGACAATCATGTTTTAACTTTACCTGAACCTAATGATTGTTGTtgacaaaatcaacaacaacGATTTTATGTCTCCTCGTATACATAGGTGGAGTTAAGGAAAGAGAGAAAAAGTGATGTTAAATCTCTTTGACAAGAGAGACAAATACGACATTGTATCTACAAGCAATAGGATAATCCATTTCAAGAATCATCATCCATTTGTCAATACCTTGGACACCCAAGTGTTCTACTCGTAACACATTTCTAACTGTAAAGACCGTGTCATAGAACAAATAGAAAAATAATTGAGGGTTGTTTACCGTGAAATTTAATAAACAAGCGATAGTCTTTTCTAAAAGATTACTTGTAGGATCGACTAGATAATCCTAGAACATAATGCTTAAATTATTTCTGAGTTTTGTGTAAAAACGTAAAGGGTTTCGACTAGTCACAATCTTAACGTAAAAGTGGTGCAAATTAAGGTAAAATTGTCGGAAAGGTAAAGGAATTTGACAATGATTAAGTGACAAAAACTTTGTAAAGGATAATGTAAAGTGAACAAAAATGACAATGAAACGAAAGTAAGGTTGCAAAGAAAATAAGTTAAAGTAAAAGATTTTGCATTAAATAAAATGGTATTTAGAGTCATACATTTTGCTCAGACAAATCGTTTCTTGCGTTGCTTGGGTACTTTGAGTTTGTGAGTTTTTGTAGTAAATTCAACATCCATAATCCTAACACTAGAACTCTTATTTATACTAATGTAAAATAACTGCTTATAATGGTCTTCTCTTTATAAATCGACACGCAATTACTGCATGTTTTCGCTTCTGGAACTTCTACCACGTGTCCCTTTAGATAAGACTTAAAGTAGTTACTTGCTTTGAAAATGTTTCTTCGTGCAACCTGCTGTTTGTCGGCGTGTCTCGCTGACTGTTGACGTTGAAATCTTGAAGCAACAATGTCGTCGAAGTCATGGACGAAATCTCTTTTCAGAAAATACTAAGTCCCAACTTCCATCCCGCGTATGAGACTTCGACTCCCTTAGTTGGGAAACTATGTTGAACTGCCTTTTCAATCTTCCAGTGTTTTTAAAGTTTTTCCTTAATGTGCTGAGATTTGATCTTGTCGAAATCACAGCTAACAGGATGCTGATGAACTTGAGTATCTAACTGCATCCGAATCAAAGATCATGACTCTTCGCCCCATTTAAGTAAAGAAGCAATAGCCTAAAAACCACAATTTTCATCGTCACCCACATCAACAATGTCATCAATGTATGGACGTAACAAATAAGGAAAATGAGACAAGTAAACATCTCTCGAAGATGCAATGGACGATTGACTTCCAGTTGGTTTTGTGTATGATCTCTTTGAAGTCTGACTCTCCTACGAGTCCTCACCATACTCCCATTGTGAAAGATCATGATACACATCACTCTCTTGACCCTTTATGCTCTTCTTAACTCCCTTATTTGGCTTGTACTTCATCGACAGTGGATACATAGAAGTTGTTGATGGATGTGCTAGTTCCCAAACCTTTTTCTTCAACACCATCTGGCCTACAATATCCAAAGTACTGAAATATGTCTTCAACTCTTCACACTCTACTTCTAAATCCAATTGTATACCACTTTCTTCATGACTGACATCATGCTTTTCAATGTGTAATTTCTTCCAAAAAAAACATGAATTGGTTATAAAGGAACAAGATTTCCTTGTATTTGGAAATCGTCAAGTTGAAATGCAAACGGTAACCCATGGGTTATTCTAATTAAGCAACCACATGCATCTTGGCTTACACCAACAAATTTTACCCTTTCTAGTTCCTTTCTAATATGATGTAACACTGTCTTGAAACAAAACCGTGCAAGTTGGAATAAAATGGAGTGTTATACCGTTGCTCAATGTTGATAATACTTTTTTGAAACGAGACTCTAATTGAACTTAGCTGCAACTTCAACATGGTGTTCACAACATCCCAACTTCGGCATAAATCTTTCCTACTTGTATTCAACATATTTTTTAGTCTCCAATGAGTAGACTCCACCCTAAAACCCATAAATAGAAATATATGTTAAATTATGTTTAGTAGTGTAATAATATCAAAATTACGTCAGTGTACCTGTTCATTATTGTGTTCTCTAAATGAGTGACTCTGTTAGTCCAAACAACAACAAACATTTCTTTATAAGGTGGCAACCATGTTTCACTACTTATTTAACAAATAAAGGAATATCACAACAAACTATCTCAAAGTGCTTCAAGTGTTCGATAAACTCAATGTCTATATTAGCATACAAGATGTTGTTCCATAGATCAATAACATGTTATTGTCTTTTTTTATTTAACATATTTTTTGTATTTCATACTAACGTTTTTTGAAATAATGAAACAAACACAACATATGAGTTGAATTTGGAAACATAATTTTCATGGCATTCATAAATGTAAGTTCCCGGTGTGTCACCACAACATTCAGTGGCAAATTCTTGAAAGAGAACAACTCTTTGAGCTTCTCCAATGCCTATTTGAAGTTATCCTCTCTTTCATGTTCTAAATAGGCAAAGCCAACCGAAAATGTCAACTTTGTTGACGTAACACCAACAATCTCAAGCAGTTGTAGTCGATACCTATATGATCACAATGGACATAATCAAAAATCTGATAAATTAAAATATGTCCAAAAGATATCAAAAAACAACATCTCACCAAATGAAACATATTCAACAACTTCACTGAATCAGGATGTGTCCAAAAagatatcaacaacaacatttgAGTCTTCCCTATTTCTAATCCAACACATGTATTTTTCTCTATGAATAAGACTCAACAACATTTGCATTTCCGTCAATGGACATCTCTTACTCGCATTGTATGTAGCTCTAGCTTTATACACTTGGGTAACACTGATGAAGTTTTCTAGATCTTTGTCTTTCAAAACAGTAACTATGTACCTTTGAACCATATTGTACTTCGTCATGTGATTCATAAACTATCTTTTATGATCTTTTAGACTGCCCAATATATTATGGCTTTCTAAATCCTTATATAGTTTATGATTATGCAACCAACACCTAATCATCACCTTCCAACCACTACCACTTGGCACAGATCTCAGAAATCTATAGAAGACTCTGCCGACTCTAGACCACACAAGAAAAACACTTTTTTGTCATATCGGAAATTATGAGTATTTGCAAAATTTCTAGTATACTGGAATATGATTGGGGTTTACAAGGAAAATAGtgaaaaaaaataaattttattatcCTATCAAAAATTTCGTTTTTACTATAAAagttaaattttttaaagaaaaatataCTTTAATTGATAAATAATATCAGAGACAGTTTTAACAATATAAATATATAGAGATTATCAAATATAAAAGGGGATCTAAGAGGTGATGTATGGTAAGTCTATTGGTTCGATTTTCAACGAGCCATATCCACCTACCAACACACATTCAAAAAGACTCATCCAATTAGCGTACAAACACTTTTAAGGCCGAACATATCTACCAACACAAATTTGAAAAGACTTGTCCAATAATCAGACAAATACTTTTTAGCCCGATCATATCTTGGCATATACATTCAAAAAGACTTGTTCAAAATCGTCGGACAAACAATTTTGAAGCCGAGCATATCTACCAAAACACATTTGAAAAGACTCACCAAATAAGCACGTTTGAGCCCCATTATATCTACCAACACACATTCGAACTCACCCAATGAAGTCCCACTTTAGTTGCATGTCTATCTCGATAATACTTTTGTAGAGAATAATTTCTGAAACCAGTCAAGAAAGAACAATGCTGAGCCATCAATAGTTATGACAGCAGACAACATGTCAAGAATTTTTGGGTGATTATACTAAACAAGTCattgaaaaataatttttttagCTATTGATGGGTTTAGGAGAAAGAGAGGAGAGAGATGCTAATTCCTTTGATGAAATATTATTTTGTCTGCAATGCAAGAACATTTCTACCAACAATATCAAAGAAAACTGATAAACACCAACAATTGCAAGTATAAACCTTTATTCTTGAGACAAAttgaatcccatccaacaagaAATTACACAATCATAATATATCCTTTATCTGAAAAATCAAATTCCTTTATCCTCCTACTTCTCAATTCAAAACAACAGAAAGCCAAATATATTATTTAAACCCAGAAATGAAATTTTCTAGAAGAAAAAGCATGGCATCTGCTTGACTTAGTTTGGATTGGAGAAGAAGCCGTTGACGGATGGCATAATCTCAGGGCTCTTGCCGCGGACAAACTTCCTGACAAAGTGCTGTGAATATTTCTCACCCTCCGTTTCATTGTCAAGAACTCCTGCAGCTCTGTTCTGTTTGGTTACCCTGAAACAATAATCAAATTGAAAATTTCAATTATAAATCACAAAAACCCCAAAACAAACAGCAGCCATTATAATGATAACACAACAATAACAGAGTCATATTTCACTAATTACAGTCGGCTAAATAGATAAATTTCTGATATCAGTTTACAAAAAAACAGATCAAATTGAAAACTATCATATCGCCCACCAAAATCAATTTTATAAAATAGATTTATTAGTTCattaaatacatgattagagaTAAAGAATGATATATACCTGACTTCAGGATTGGTGGTTATGTTTCGAACAAGTTGCATAGCGCAGAGGCCAATAGCCATACCAACAGGCACGAAAAGTGGGTATACCTATTCACATCACACAACACATAAAACACAGTTAGATATCATCAAATCATATAACCAAAACAAAAGCTATACTGATAAATATGTATGTACCTCGGGTCTAATCCATCTGTTGGGAGCCATGTTGAGAAGAGATGCAGAAATTGATGAATAAGGAGATGCCCCGCTTCCAAAATAAATCAATGGAGACGGAGCAAAATTGGAGAATGAGAATTGTGAATGTGGGAATGGGGTTTGTAAACTTTATATATGTGAACGTGACACCGAAAAAAGTGCCTAATAAAATAACCCTAAAAATAGGGGAAATATGCGTGTACCAAATGTGAGATTAGGTCAGCAATGTACTACCCGTCGTTGTTTTAATAGTCGCGTTCGATTTGTGTCAACGAACGTTCTTTAGTTATGTCTTTTTCTGTGAACTTCTTTTGGCCAACGTCACATTATTCAATTTCCAGAATAAATAAACTTTTTTAAAATTACTTTCTAAAGAGGTTCTAAAATAATgttctatttttttaatttggGTGAAAAAATACAACTTTAATTTCCTATGATCACCAACCAAACGCGTATTAAAACGCTGGTCAATTACTTGTAAAGAAAAAATTATTAATTGGGAAACTAAACACATCCATCGAATGTGGCGCTTTTATTTTCTTTCCCAAAAATGCTTAATTCTTTATTTTAAAGTAATGGGAAAAAAAATATAAACGGATATAAAACCGTGTCTGAGTGCATTTGATTATCAAATTATTCTAATATATTGATGGAAAAAGATAAGTCTAATATATTATGCCTCAATTTTGATAATACAgtataatataatataatataataacAAATAAAATTTAAAATGTATTTTACTATATATCTTTAGCTCAAATTTTTATCTAAATGTAAGTGATTACAAATTAATTTGATGTGACATAAATTTATATTATTCATTAATCCTTAAAAgatataatttattttttatttattttaatttagtAGTCTAATAACTAAAATTTAACTCTTTAAAAATAAATAAGTGAACTGCCAATTGAATATTTCGGTACAACtaatataaaatataaataaaaataaataaaaagtttTTGATTTTAAATTAAATCAATAATATATGACAATTAtatcatttaaaaataaaattattatttaaaattgTAGAAATGTgtatattaatttttaaaaatcaatttttttgTATAATTACAGTGTGTGTGTAATTTATCTAATATGTATAATAAAATTAGTTTTTATTCATAAATATTGAAAATTAATTATTTTGATCTTTTAAATTGGTTAAATTATTTTGTATATTTTAAatttaagtgtcatttttttaatatattaattttaaaatagtttttttttCCTTCAAAAATATATGATTGTTATATAGAGTAATTTTATTATGTAAATATACTAAGCACTTTATTATATCATTGTTAAAGGTATATCAAACACTTAAAACAATAAAATATTAATATCATATTTTATCACAACCATATTATATTCTTATCTATTTTTTATTCGGTCATACATTGTATCAAATAGATCATGTTCGTAAATTCTATATTAATTGATAAAAGTCAATATTATTTAGTTGAACATCATTATCAAAATTCGAACTTTGATACTCACGGTTCTGTATATCTATCCATGAAATATATCTATCAGAAATCTCGCTTTGAATCCAAATtaatgcatttttttattttttatttttatttttcaattggTTTTGGACCAATCATTATCATTTATCAGTTTACGTCTTTCTCTTTTAtctttttttaaatttattttgaattctgaaattaatattttcaaatgtCTTTATTTATCtattgatttttaaaaaaaattgtattaTCCAGAATATCAATTGCATGAATTTTCTAGAATATGGAgtttttttgtatcttttttaaaattttctcGATGTGTAAGTTCGTATGCATGAATACTTCACATAACTAAACTCTAACTTTTCATTTACCTATTAACATTCCTCGTTTAATCGTCCTTCTCTTAAAAAATAGACGattttcatcttcatcaaaacTCAGATTTCATCATCTCTTCCAACATCAACTTGAACATCAACTATTCCAACTTAGCTCATTGAAGCTTCGTCATCATTCAATACGTAAAATGGTATCACTGAGATGTTGACATAAATATTGTTTTTCTTGAATAGTGTTAGTTTGAGAACATGGTGTCACTGACCACTGAAATATTGATAAAAATATTGTTTTTCTTTAATAGTGTTAGTTTGAGTAAATAATGTTACGTAGTGACCATTGAAATGTCATAGAAATGTTATTTTTCTTAAAATGTTGTTTTTCTTAAATAGTGTTAGTTTGAGAATGTGTTGAATGTGTGTTCTTAGGAAGTGTACAACGAGTATAATATAGTTCATATGCATTAGATGCCTTAGTAGAGATTTGTTGATTTGATTAATATAGTTCTTGGTTTACACAGAGATGGACGGTTCGACCAACACCTCTCATGCAACCTCTGCTACAATCTCTGCTAATACTAAAAGTAAAATAAAAACTAGAGGTGTCGCGATGTTGACCAAGGTGACAAAAGCTCATGAAAGCGGTGTTCGCTACCCAATTAAATTTTGTCTAAGAACTAATAAGATTTATGGTGAACATGCTGATAGTTTTATGGGTTACGTGTCAATAGAGGTAGAAGCAAAATCAACATTTTGGTAGACAAGTGGCACGAAGTTGACGGTAAATTGAAAGATAAATTATGGATCGATATTATGgtatttatttttaattttatgaTTTGATTTACATGTATAGATGATCATTTTTTTTTTGGTTTAATACTAATATCTAGACTTGTCAAAATGGACTAGTCCATATGGGCCGACCCGTCAGCCCAAAAAAATCATAGGACTTGGATCTTAAAATTAGATCTCATATTTTTAGAGCTTTTTTAACCTGACCCCAAAAAACCCGCTACCCATTAGGGCTAGCCCGTATGCACCGTGGGTAGCCCGTTAGACCCGCATAGctataaaaatttaaataaaataatattagtACTTATATTGTCTTACTCCAAAATACATTAATTTTTCTCAGCTCACTAAATTTTATCTCTATTTTATTCAATCTTTCTCTTTTAAATCTTATAAATTAATATAATCAACATTCTTTACTCGTATTTTATTAGTTTCTCTTATGTTAAATACTTGAGTATTATTTATACAATTTAGACATGTGTTGTATTTAAAAACACATCATAGTATTTATAAAAAGATAATATATAGTTAAAAATGTATTATGTTTTAAATgatataatttttaatttcatttataataaatattatggggtttctattttaattttttattgaAAAAAGCTTGTTTAGGGCGGGGTAGCCCGAAGCCCATCTAGGACCGGACTCAAGTAGTAATTTTTAAGCCCATATCCCAACAAGTTTTTTTTGTTCAATCCTAAAAAGCCCGAGACTTGTCAGGGACGACCCGTTTAGGGTCAGTGATACGGGCCCTGTTTGTGAGAACCCACAACAGCAAGATAATAGGCCCAATAGTGAGAGGGAGACCAAAGTAGAAAGCCCAAAGCTTGGAAAAAGGTTGACCAAAAAGCCAGCTTGGATGGAAGACTTTGTTTGTTAGAGGAGAGTCCTTGGTGAAAGGCATTAGTGGTTTAATTGTGTTGCAATTCCGTTTTTTACCCTTCCGTATTTTTCGCAAGTTGGTTATGATGTAATAGCTATATAACTTTGTATACTGAAACAGAATAGTGGTGGAATGAATAGAAActtcttctctcttttttttttcttttctctctctAAGGAGTACACACTCACTCAAAGAGTGCTTTCTGGTATACAATTTGTGCAGCAGGTTGTATCACTGGTGCTTTCATCATGAACCCTTCTGAGCTTATGAACGCCCTTCAATCCAAAATGGACGCCCAATCGGCTGAGTTACGTGATCTTCTGAAATCATCACTTGCCTCACATTCTGACACCATTCATTCCACTCTCCATAGTCATTTACTGGAGGTTGATGCCAAGGTTGCTAACCTCCGTTCCACGTATCAACATCCACCGCACGGGTCTCCG containing:
- the LOC127083063 gene encoding uncharacterized protein LOC127083063; translation: MAPNRWIRPEVYPLFVPVGMAIGLCAMQLVRNITTNPEVRVTKQNRAAGVLDNETEGEKYSQHFVRKFVRGKSPEIMPSVNGFFSNPN